The following proteins come from a genomic window of Actinomarinicola tropica:
- a CDS encoding thymidylate synthase family protein, whose product MIALPTVASLSEAWVLALERVVGEPGGRLVHLAATVTDAGAEIPAIRHVLDDALEAAGSQSVDTVAETIFPTSLYPDPGYDWLPGISEDKEAELNAAADTLYASYIDMLPVLLTASGNSRGTYFARMVTWPGKTAGGVNQLASRVVALRSEHNAGRRRNNTIDIDVAADAVSDDDAEPRGLQVYAATDNRRRGFPCLTHVDLTLHDGQLNLLAVYRHQYLIDKAYGNMVGLSRLLGFLCQQTGYAPGELVVHATMADAQRRDFPAGGQLAEAARSALDNSSAPHDPHAKST is encoded by the coding sequence GTGATCGCGTTGCCTACCGTCGCGTCGCTCAGCGAGGCCTGGGTGCTGGCCCTCGAACGAGTCGTCGGCGAACCCGGCGGTCGGCTCGTGCATCTCGCGGCCACGGTCACCGACGCGGGCGCCGAGATTCCCGCGATTCGGCATGTGCTCGACGACGCGCTCGAAGCGGCGGGCTCACAGAGCGTCGACACGGTCGCGGAGACCATCTTCCCCACGTCGCTGTACCCCGACCCCGGCTACGACTGGTTGCCGGGGATCTCCGAGGACAAGGAGGCCGAGCTCAACGCGGCCGCCGACACGCTCTACGCCAGCTACATCGACATGCTGCCCGTGCTGCTCACCGCCTCAGGGAACAGCCGCGGCACCTACTTCGCCCGCATGGTCACCTGGCCGGGCAAGACCGCCGGCGGCGTCAACCAGCTCGCCTCGCGGGTCGTTGCGCTGCGCAGCGAGCACAACGCCGGCCGGCGGCGCAACAACACCATCGACATCGATGTCGCCGCCGACGCGGTCTCCGACGACGATGCCGAACCGCGTGGTCTGCAGGTCTATGCAGCCACCGACAACCGCCGACGCGGCTTCCCCTGCCTCACCCACGTCGACCTCACCCTGCACGACGGCCAGCTCAACCTGCTCGCCGTCTACCGCCACCAGTACCTGATCGACAAGGCGTACGGGAACATGGTGGGCCTGTCCCGGCTGCTCGGCTTCTTGTGTCAACAGACCGGCTACGCACCCGGCGAGCTGGTGGTGCACGCCACCATGGCCGACGCCCAACGCCGCGACTTCCCGGCCGGTGGGCAGCTCGCCGAGGCCGCCCGTTCCGCCCTCGACAACTCGTCTGCACCTCACGACCCGCACGCGAAATCGACATGA
- a CDS encoding helix-turn-helix transcriptional regulator, giving the protein MTDQAQAGDSRDPTRERDTDDAEQEQLGARLKEAREYVGLLQEDVAGALGIPRTSVHAIEAGKRKVTGLELRRLARLYRRPVGWLLGEEEIELNDAEPLFRATAALSEEDKEQVLRFAEFLAAAGKPGTAGRQARRGAAATEAT; this is encoded by the coding sequence ATGACTGACCAGGCCCAAGCCGGCGACAGCCGCGACCCGACCCGAGAACGCGACACCGACGACGCCGAGCAGGAACAGCTCGGCGCACGACTCAAGGAGGCACGGGAGTACGTCGGGCTCCTCCAGGAGGACGTCGCCGGCGCGCTCGGCATCCCCCGCACCAGCGTGCACGCCATCGAGGCAGGCAAGCGCAAGGTCACCGGCCTCGAGCTCCGCCGCCTGGCGCGCCTCTACCGGCGACCAGTCGGATGGCTGCTCGGCGAGGAGGAGATCGAGCTCAACGACGCCGAACCACTGTTCCGAGCGACCGCCGCGCTGTCGGAGGAGGACAAGGAGCAGGTGCTGCGCTTCGCCGAGTTCCTCGCTGCCGCCGGTAAGCCCGGCACCGCGGGGCGACAGGCCCGCCGCGGAGCCGCCGCAACGGAAGCGACCTAG
- a CDS encoding holo-ACP synthase — MTGGVGIDLVETKTLEELIAAGGQAFVDSAWSTTEQHDAEGSIERLATRWAAKEAVMKALRCGLGDLEPLDIEIHTGTDGAPDIVLHGNARHAASTRGLHSWHISMCHEQGWAVAIAIAGRTLPEPGQRPEGTDHD, encoded by the coding sequence ATGACCGGCGGCGTCGGCATCGATCTCGTCGAGACCAAGACGCTCGAGGAACTGATCGCGGCCGGCGGCCAGGCGTTCGTCGACTCGGCGTGGTCCACAACTGAACAGCACGACGCCGAGGGAAGCATCGAACGGCTCGCCACCCGGTGGGCAGCCAAGGAAGCGGTCATGAAGGCACTGCGATGCGGACTCGGCGACCTCGAACCACTCGACATCGAGATCCACACCGGCACCGACGGTGCACCCGACATCGTCCTCCACGGCAACGCCCGACACGCAGCATCAACACGCGGACTGCACAGCTGGCACATCTCCATGTGCCACGAACAGGGCTGGGCCGTCGCCATCGCCATCGCCGGGCGCACCCTCCCCGAACCCGGACAGAGACCCGAAGGGACCGACCATGACTGA